Below is a window of Thermus thermamylovorans DNA.
AGGGAAAGTTTACCCCTTAGCGAGGAAGGGCTCCTGGGCCTTGACGATCATGACCCGGCGCACGTTGTCGCGGAGGCGGAGTTCCCGGGCCAAGCCGTTCACCCGTTCCTCAGGGAGCTCCACCCGGTACCACAGGAAGTAGCCTTGGGTGTCCTTAGCGATGGGGTAGGCCAGGCGGCGCGTCCCCCACTCTTCAGCCTTCTCCACCCTGGCCCCGTGGGCCTCGAGGGCCTTCCCGATGATCTCCTTCTCCAGAGCAAGCTGGGTCTGGTCCAGGTTGGGGCTCAGGACGACGTTTACCTCGTATTTGCGCATCTCCACCTCCCTTCCGGGCCCGGCAGGCCGCACGAAGGTTGATTATACCCCCTTCCCTCCCCAAATAAAAGACCCAGGGGGCCCTGAGGCCCCCATCTGGCTCCGCGGGCAGGACTCGAACCTGCGACCAACCGGTTAACAGCCGGCCGCTCTACCAGCTGAGCTACCGCGGACCGACCGCAGTAGCAACTATAACAAGGGTTCAGAGGTAACGTCAAGGTGTGTAATTGGCCACCACATTTGA
It encodes the following:
- the rpsF gene encoding 30S ribosomal protein S6 — translated: MRKYEVNVVLSPNLDQTQLALEKEIIGKALEAHGARVEKAEEWGTRRLAYPIAKDTQGYFLWYRVELPEERVNGLARELRLRDNVRRVMIVKAQEPFLAKG